One part of the Microbacterium aurugineum genome encodes these proteins:
- a CDS encoding DUF5302 domain-containing protein, with the protein MSTEEGASSSEEMKRKFKEALEKKNAHQRQGEAHLDGDSAVHSAHAPQTRREFRRKSG; encoded by the coding sequence ATGAGCACCGAAGAAGGCGCCTCCTCGTCTGAGGAGATGAAGCGCAAGTTCAAGGAAGCGCTCGAGAAGAAGAACGCGCACCAGCGGCAGGGCGAGGCACACCTCGACGGCGATTCCGCCGTCCACAGCGCGCACGCCCCGCAGACCCGGCGCGAGTTCCGACGCAAGAGCGGTTGA
- a CDS encoding cation:dicarboxylate symporter family transporter, producing the protein MALTTGFALPKFNWRRGKHAWDRHTWLYVSVLIAVVLGAVVGLVWPEIGQGFEALGKGFVALIKMMIAPIIFCTIVVGVGSIAKAATVGKIGGLALLYFMVMSTFALAIGLLVGNIIHPGAGLDMASATYDAADTEAKTTQEFILGIIPTTFFSAFTGESVLQVLFIALLVGFALQGLGERGAPIMEAVKQLQKLVFRILGMILWLAPIGAFGAIAAVVGKTGIAAIWSLGILMGAFYITCILFIVVVLGALLWTVARVNIFSLMKYLGREYLLIVGTSSSESALPRLIAKMEFVGVSKPVVGITVPTGYSFNLDGTAIYLTMASLFIATGMGQPMSIGEQIGLLVFMIIASKGAAGVTGAGLATLAGGLQAYRPDLVDGVGVIVGIDRFMSEGRALTNFTGNAVATLLIGTWTKQIDRARVRRVLGGELPFDESLLDGVDAHATSGGSQGADVQDLREAALTEMAAKEERARMRAGSA; encoded by the coding sequence ATGGCGCTCACGACAGGATTCGCACTCCCGAAGTTCAACTGGCGACGGGGGAAGCACGCGTGGGACAGGCATACGTGGCTCTACGTGTCCGTCCTGATCGCCGTGGTGCTCGGTGCCGTGGTGGGTCTGGTCTGGCCGGAGATCGGCCAGGGGTTCGAAGCTCTCGGCAAGGGCTTCGTCGCGCTGATCAAGATGATGATCGCGCCGATCATCTTCTGCACGATCGTCGTCGGGGTCGGCTCCATCGCCAAGGCCGCGACCGTGGGCAAGATCGGCGGGCTGGCACTGCTCTACTTCATGGTGATGTCGACGTTCGCACTCGCGATCGGACTGCTCGTGGGCAACATCATCCACCCCGGCGCCGGACTGGACATGGCCTCCGCGACCTATGACGCGGCCGACACGGAGGCGAAGACGACGCAGGAGTTCATCCTGGGTATCATCCCGACCACGTTCTTCTCGGCCTTCACCGGTGAGAGTGTGCTGCAGGTGCTGTTCATCGCGCTCCTCGTCGGCTTCGCGCTGCAGGGGCTCGGTGAGCGCGGGGCACCCATCATGGAGGCGGTCAAGCAACTCCAGAAGCTCGTGTTCCGCATTCTCGGGATGATCCTGTGGCTGGCCCCGATCGGGGCGTTCGGTGCGATCGCGGCGGTGGTGGGCAAGACCGGGATCGCAGCGATCTGGAGCCTGGGCATCCTGATGGGTGCGTTCTACATCACGTGCATCCTGTTCATCGTCGTGGTCTTGGGAGCGCTGCTCTGGACGGTGGCTCGGGTGAACATCTTCTCGCTCATGAAGTACCTGGGACGGGAGTACCTCCTGATCGTCGGTACCTCTTCCTCGGAGTCCGCGCTCCCGCGTCTGATCGCGAAGATGGAGTTCGTCGGCGTCTCCAAGCCGGTGGTCGGCATCACGGTTCCGACGGGATACTCGTTCAATCTCGACGGCACGGCGATCTACCTGACCATGGCATCGCTGTTCATCGCGACCGGGATGGGGCAGCCGATGTCGATCGGCGAGCAGATCGGACTGCTGGTGTTCATGATCATCGCGAGCAAGGGCGCAGCCGGGGTCACCGGCGCAGGGCTGGCGACGCTCGCCGGTGGTCTGCAGGCCTATCGTCCCGATCTCGTCGACGGCGTCGGGGTGATCGTCGGCATCGACCGCTTCATGTCCGAGGGTCGCGCCCTCACGAACTTCACCGGCAACGCTGTGGCTACGCTCCTGATCGGCACCTGGACGAAGCAGATCGACCGGGCGCGCGTGCGCCGGGTCCTCGGCGGCGAGCTGCCGTTCGACGAATCGCTGCTCGATGGGGTGGACGCGCACGCGACATCGGGCGGGTCGCAAGGGGCCGATGTCCAGGACCTGCGCGAGGCGGCTCTCACGGAGATGGCGGCGAAAGAGGAGCGCGCTCGGATGCGGGCCGGAAGCGCCTGA
- a CDS encoding ATP-binding protein, whose protein sequence is MTRTSPGRSTASRVFFVLLGATVVIGVLVAGFLVVEAQRALRTEAERVTAATAEALAVSPVVVAGLAGTDAEAASDVLEPYTLDVIARADLDFITIMTPDGIRITHPDPAQIGKRYLGTIPTAARSLTEVFTGTLGPSVRTIVPVTAVDGEVIGWVSAGVTTETISDTLIRRLPLTLGITAGLIALGAAGAVIARRATRRITGDLPPGQLRDAVSSYESIRTLGDALRAQTHEHGNRMHAAVALLELGRSAEAIEILTETSRQSQSLVDQVTARRHGDPAVGALLLGKASQAKERGIDWRVHIEPETPRTPLSPVDAVSVLGNLVDNAMDAAAESEDRWVRVSLRSGEEGEVVLEVSDSGPGIPRAQQDRIFEQGYSTKPADAQGRGVGLALVRSVVTGAGGTVSISDGPTTFRVVLPAATGPRRSRP, encoded by the coding sequence ATGACGCGCACCTCCCCCGGGCGCAGCACCGCCTCTCGCGTGTTCTTCGTGCTGCTCGGCGCGACCGTCGTGATCGGCGTGCTGGTGGCCGGTTTCCTCGTCGTGGAGGCCCAACGGGCGCTCCGGACCGAGGCGGAGCGGGTCACGGCTGCCACCGCGGAGGCCCTGGCGGTCTCGCCGGTGGTCGTGGCCGGGCTCGCCGGCACGGACGCCGAGGCAGCCTCCGACGTGCTCGAGCCCTACACGCTGGACGTGATCGCGCGCGCGGACCTCGACTTCATCACGATCATGACGCCCGACGGCATCCGGATCACGCACCCCGATCCGGCACAGATCGGCAAACGCTACCTCGGAACGATCCCGACCGCCGCCCGCAGCCTCACAGAGGTCTTCACCGGCACGCTCGGACCGTCCGTGCGGACGATCGTGCCCGTGACCGCCGTAGACGGAGAGGTGATCGGGTGGGTCTCGGCCGGCGTCACGACCGAGACCATCAGCGACACCCTGATCCGCCGGCTGCCCCTCACCCTCGGCATCACCGCCGGGCTGATCGCACTCGGCGCGGCCGGGGCCGTGATCGCGCGGCGGGCGACGCGGCGCATCACTGGAGATCTTCCGCCGGGGCAGCTGCGAGATGCGGTCTCTTCTTACGAGTCGATCCGTACGCTCGGCGATGCCCTCCGCGCCCAGACCCATGAACACGGGAACCGGATGCATGCCGCCGTCGCCCTGCTCGAGCTGGGTCGCAGCGCCGAAGCCATCGAGATCCTGACCGAGACGTCTCGCCAGAGTCAATCTCTCGTCGATCAGGTCACGGCGCGGCGTCACGGCGACCCGGCCGTCGGTGCGCTGCTCCTCGGGAAAGCGTCGCAGGCCAAAGAGCGTGGCATCGACTGGCGCGTGCACATCGAGCCGGAGACTCCGCGTACCCCGCTCTCGCCGGTCGACGCCGTCTCGGTGCTCGGCAACCTCGTGGACAACGCGATGGATGCGGCCGCCGAGTCCGAGGATCGCTGGGTGCGGGTGTCCCTGCGCTCCGGGGAGGAAGGTGAGGTGGTGCTCGAGGTCTCCGACAGCGGCCCGGGTATCCCGCGAGCCCAGCAGGACCGGATCTTCGAACAGGGCTACTCGACCAAGCCCGCGGACGCCCAGGGACGAGGCGTCGGCTTGGCACTCGTGCGGTCCGTGGTCACCGGAGCAGGCGGCACGGTCTCGATCAGTGACGGGCCGACGACGTTCCGCGTCGTCCTGCCCGCAGCGACCGGGCCGCGGAGGTCACGCCCATGA
- a CDS encoding response regulator has protein sequence MIRTLLVDDDALTLELHRDYLARLDGFIVAGECSSARAALNAVLDRPGAAAFDLVLLDITMPDGSGIDVLRTLRARAEATDVIAITGVRDAETVRQMAALGVYHYLIKPFPFAVFQERMDGYRAHREQATTTAGEATQAEVDALLGRATGTVAVPKGLSVASLEKISAVLRTSGPLSAREAAERLGMSRVAARRYLEHLVAEGVLTRAARYGTRGRPETEYDWKRRTGPTA, from the coding sequence ATGATCCGCACGCTGCTCGTCGACGACGATGCCCTCACGCTCGAACTCCACCGCGACTACCTGGCCCGCCTCGACGGGTTCATCGTCGCCGGAGAGTGCAGCAGCGCCCGCGCAGCCTTGAACGCGGTGCTCGATCGGCCCGGCGCCGCTGCCTTCGACCTCGTCCTGCTCGACATCACCATGCCGGACGGGTCGGGGATCGATGTGCTGCGGACGCTGCGTGCTCGGGCGGAAGCCACCGACGTCATCGCGATCACCGGGGTGCGCGACGCCGAGACCGTCCGTCAGATGGCGGCCCTCGGCGTCTACCACTACCTGATCAAGCCGTTCCCGTTCGCCGTGTTCCAGGAGCGGATGGACGGGTACCGCGCCCATCGGGAGCAGGCCACGACGACCGCAGGCGAAGCGACGCAGGCGGAGGTCGACGCCCTCCTCGGCCGTGCCACGGGCACGGTCGCCGTGCCGAAGGGCCTGTCCGTCGCGTCGCTCGAGAAGATCAGCGCCGTGTTGCGGACCTCCGGCCCGCTGTCGGCACGGGAGGCCGCCGAACGGCTCGGGATGTCCCGGGTCGCCGCGCGTCGGTACCTCGAGCACCTCGTGGCGGAGGGCGTGCTCACGCGGGCGGCGCGCTACGGGACGCGCGGACGCCCGGAGACCGAGTACGACTGGAAGCGGCGGACCGGACCGACCGCCTGA
- a CDS encoding FMN reductase yields the protein MTTRRIAVVSAGLSNPSSTRMLADRLATETVKALAEQDIQASVDVIELRDYAHDITNNMLTGFAPPALETAINTVVSADALIAVTPIFSTSYSGLFKSFIDVLDPDSLRGKPVLIGANAGTARHSLAIDYAIRPLFAYLHADAVSTGVFAASSDWGGSGDDVAPLGKRVERGARELAEAIIRRAETTVEDPYDPATYLGEGRSFGHMLGGLAGE from the coding sequence ATGACCACGCGTCGTATCGCCGTCGTCTCCGCCGGCCTGTCGAACCCGTCCTCCACGCGGATGCTCGCCGACCGGCTCGCGACCGAGACCGTCAAGGCGCTCGCCGAGCAGGACATCCAGGCGAGTGTCGATGTCATCGAGCTTCGCGACTACGCACACGACATCACCAACAACATGCTCACCGGCTTCGCACCGCCTGCGCTCGAGACCGCGATCAACACCGTGGTCTCGGCCGACGCTCTCATCGCGGTGACGCCGATCTTCTCGACGAGCTACTCGGGGCTCTTCAAGTCGTTCATCGATGTGCTCGACCCGGATTCCCTCCGGGGCAAGCCCGTGCTGATCGGTGCGAACGCCGGCACGGCGCGACACTCTCTCGCGATCGACTACGCCATCCGGCCGCTCTTCGCCTACCTCCACGCCGATGCCGTCTCGACCGGGGTGTTCGCCGCGTCGAGCGACTGGGGTGGTTCCGGCGACGATGTGGCTCCGCTCGGCAAGCGTGTGGAGCGAGGAGCCAGAGAGCTCGCAGAGGCGATCATCCGTCGGGCGGAGACGACGGTCGAAGACCCGTACGACCCCGCCACGTACCTGGGCGAGGGGCGCTCGTTCGGGCACATGCTGGGCGGGCTGGCCGGCGAGTGA
- a CDS encoding LLM class flavin-dependent oxidoreductase gives MSEQSGAQAMQFGIMSVSDITRDPLTGITPSEQERIKATTAIAVHAEEVGLDVFAIGEHHNPPFWSSSPTTFLAALAAQTERLIVSTSTTLITTNDPVRIAEEYAMLQHVSDGRMDLMLGRGNTGPVYPWFGQDIRQGLPLAIENYALLHKLWREDVVDWEGKFRTPLQGFTSTPRPLDGIPPFVWHGSIRTPEIAEQAAYYGDGFFANNIFWPKEHYQRLIELYRQRFEHYGHGTREQAIVGLGGQVFMAANSQDAVNRFRPYFDNAPVYGHGPSMEDFTEMTPLTVGSPQQVIDRYAAMREHYGDYQRQLFLIDHAGLPLKTVLEQLDILGSEVVPVLRKELANDRPAAVPDAPTHAARVKAEFGDGPTRQARPGANRGDNLTGDSPYQDSPAPAGAAFGLGRKEA, from the coding sequence ATGAGCGAGCAGTCAGGCGCGCAGGCGATGCAGTTCGGCATCATGTCGGTCAGCGACATCACCCGCGACCCCCTCACCGGCATCACCCCCAGCGAGCAGGAGCGCATCAAGGCGACGACGGCCATCGCCGTCCACGCGGAAGAGGTCGGACTCGACGTCTTCGCCATCGGCGAGCACCACAACCCGCCGTTCTGGTCCTCCAGCCCCACGACCTTCCTGGCGGCACTGGCCGCGCAGACCGAGCGCCTCATCGTCTCCACGTCGACGACGCTCATCACCACGAACGACCCCGTGCGCATCGCCGAGGAGTACGCGATGCTCCAGCACGTGTCCGACGGCCGCATGGACCTCATGCTCGGCCGCGGCAACACCGGACCGGTGTATCCCTGGTTCGGGCAGGACATCCGTCAGGGACTCCCGCTCGCGATCGAGAACTACGCGCTGCTGCACAAGCTGTGGCGTGAGGACGTGGTCGACTGGGAGGGGAAGTTCCGCACTCCGTTGCAGGGCTTCACCTCGACGCCTCGTCCGCTCGACGGCATCCCGCCGTTCGTCTGGCACGGGTCCATCCGCACCCCGGAGATCGCGGAGCAGGCCGCCTACTACGGTGACGGCTTCTTCGCGAACAACATCTTCTGGCCGAAGGAGCACTACCAGCGCCTGATCGAGCTGTACCGGCAGCGCTTTGAGCACTACGGCCACGGGACCAGGGAGCAGGCCATCGTGGGTCTGGGCGGACAGGTGTTCATGGCTGCGAACTCGCAGGACGCGGTCAACCGGTTCCGTCCATACTTCGACAACGCGCCGGTCTACGGCCACGGGCCGAGCATGGAGGACTTCACCGAGATGACTCCGCTCACCGTCGGCTCCCCGCAACAGGTCATCGACCGCTACGCCGCCATGCGGGAGCACTACGGCGACTACCAGCGACAGCTGTTCCTGATCGATCACGCGGGCCTGCCGCTGAAGACGGTGCTGGAGCAGCTCGACATCCTCGGCTCCGAGGTCGTGCCCGTGCTCCGCAAGGAACTCGCGAACGACCGTCCTGCCGCGGTACCCGACGCGCCGACCCACGCGGCACGCGTCAAGGCCGAGTTCGGGGACGGGCCGACCCGTCAGGCCCGTCCCGGCGCCAACCGCGGTGACAACCTGACCGGCGACTCGCCGTATCAGGACTCTCCTGCCCCCGCCGGCGCGGCATTCGGGCTCGGCCGGAAGGAGGCGTGA
- a CDS encoding acyltransferase family protein — protein MSSTGADLTGPTTGSIPRRRRRVPFWDNARYLCIVLVVLGHAIQRLTYDSDIAFALYLALYAFHMPAFAIISGYFSKSGSPTKTQMARVITDIILPYVIFETLWTLTKWAVEGEASPNFTKPSWTLWFLLALGIFRLILPYLALLRWPLLWTVLISIGSGYLPNVNSTFSLSRTLGLLPFFALGWWLHEHDIVDRLRLLDFRPWWIRAAAVAVLAATGWAAWNWLPLWQAIDLRHWLFYEDAYSDLGGDQWWAGGIRIALMLLAVVLCAAFFLLIPRGSYWWTSFGQYTMYVYLLHSFVLYPFRETGVLRDLEPTWLWLPLVTALSVLVALLLATRPVRWVFRPLIEPRPGWLFADPELTRREGRRNDPTGSRRPRPTS, from the coding sequence ATGAGCAGTACCGGCGCCGACCTCACAGGGCCCACCACAGGTTCGATCCCGCGACGAAGACGGCGCGTGCCGTTCTGGGACAACGCACGATACTTGTGCATCGTGCTCGTCGTCCTCGGACACGCGATACAACGCCTCACCTACGACTCCGACATCGCGTTCGCCCTCTATCTCGCGCTGTACGCGTTCCACATGCCGGCGTTCGCGATCATCTCCGGGTACTTCTCCAAGTCCGGCTCCCCCACCAAGACGCAGATGGCCCGGGTGATCACGGACATCATCCTCCCCTACGTGATCTTCGAGACGCTCTGGACCCTCACCAAGTGGGCCGTGGAAGGCGAGGCATCGCCCAACTTCACGAAGCCGAGCTGGACGCTCTGGTTCCTCCTCGCCCTCGGCATCTTCCGCCTGATCCTCCCCTACCTCGCGCTGCTGCGCTGGCCGTTGCTGTGGACCGTCCTGATCTCGATCGGCTCGGGCTATCTCCCGAACGTCAACAGCACCTTCTCCCTGTCCCGCACGCTCGGACTCCTCCCGTTCTTCGCGCTCGGCTGGTGGCTCCACGAGCATGACATCGTCGATCGACTGCGGTTGCTCGACTTCCGCCCGTGGTGGATCCGCGCTGCCGCGGTCGCCGTCCTCGCCGCAACGGGCTGGGCGGCCTGGAACTGGCTGCCCCTCTGGCAGGCCATCGACCTTCGACACTGGCTGTTCTATGAGGACGCCTACTCCGATCTGGGCGGCGACCAGTGGTGGGCGGGCGGGATCCGGATCGCCCTGATGCTGCTGGCCGTCGTGCTGTGCGCGGCGTTCTTCCTCCTGATCCCCCGCGGTTCGTATTGGTGGACCTCCTTCGGTCAGTACACGATGTACGTCTACCTGCTGCACTCCTTCGTGCTTTATCCGTTCCGCGAGACAGGCGTCCTCCGAGACCTCGAACCCACCTGGCTCTGGCTGCCTCTGGTCACCGCACTCTCCGTGCTCGTCGCACTTCTGCTCGCGACCCGGCCGGTGCGCTGGGTCTTCCGCCCGCTGATCGAACCGCGCCCGGGGTGGCTCTTCGCCGACCCCGAGCTCACTCGACGGGAAGGGCGTCGCAACGATCCCACCGGCTCGCGGCGTCCGCGTCCGACCTCGTGA
- a CDS encoding serine hydrolase domain-containing protein: protein MSVAHTVRDSIVEAATLSGFGAHGLHVRIGDAEAEHRWTADVREDVHSVAKGVCVLGAALAADEGLVDVDEPVVASLPDFAHGEGVDEVTLRHLLTMSSGIDLPWSETLMTDWPDLAREFLRRPSRGRVFQYSNASTYTAMTALAARVGDVGEYLDARLFAPLGISDVAWARCPNGRIEAGGGLPLRTNEMARIGLLIRDRGQWRGRRLVSPEWIDAMHEDAVVAGENPGYDRYGLAGWGGPGPAWRLHGAYGQLLIFLDDAVVTISANDHAGADAMAASVVAILEDALPTP, encoded by the coding sequence ATGAGCGTGGCGCACACCGTGCGCGACAGCATCGTGGAGGCAGCCACGCTCTCCGGCTTCGGCGCACACGGACTGCACGTGCGCATCGGCGACGCCGAGGCCGAGCACCGGTGGACCGCCGACGTCCGGGAAGACGTGCACTCCGTCGCGAAGGGCGTCTGCGTCCTGGGCGCTGCCCTCGCCGCCGACGAGGGGCTGGTCGACGTCGACGAACCGGTGGTCGCCTCTCTTCCCGACTTCGCGCACGGTGAGGGGGTCGACGAGGTGACGCTGCGCCATCTCCTGACGATGTCGAGCGGGATCGATCTCCCCTGGTCGGAGACCCTGATGACGGATTGGCCCGACCTGGCGCGCGAGTTCCTCCGACGCCCATCACGCGGGCGCGTCTTCCAGTACTCCAACGCGAGCACCTACACCGCGATGACGGCTCTCGCGGCGCGAGTGGGCGACGTGGGCGAGTATCTGGATGCGCGGCTCTTCGCTCCGCTCGGCATCTCCGACGTCGCCTGGGCACGCTGCCCGAACGGACGCATCGAAGCCGGCGGCGGCCTCCCCCTTCGTACGAACGAGATGGCGCGCATCGGGCTGCTGATCCGAGACCGCGGGCAGTGGCGAGGGAGACGGCTGGTGTCGCCGGAGTGGATCGACGCGATGCATGAGGATGCCGTCGTCGCCGGCGAGAACCCCGGATACGACCGCTATGGGCTCGCGGGATGGGGCGGCCCCGGCCCTGCGTGGCGGCTGCATGGAGCGTACGGTCAGCTCCTGATCTTCCTCGACGACGCGGTCGTGACGATCAGCGCGAACGACCATGCCGGTGCCGACGCGATGGCGGCCTCGGTGGTCGCGATCCTCGAGGACGCCCTGCCGACGCCCTGA
- the efeB gene encoding iron uptake transporter deferrochelatase/peroxidase subunit codes for MNEPEEGAAPDEAATRDASAPGGLSRRGLLGLAIGGSVAGLAVGAGAGLAGGVALGRARAAEDAHSAYGFFGEHQAGITTPVQDHLHFASFDMMPRTDREDLISLLQDWSYAASRMAQGLEVSATGAVGGSAEAPPDDTGEALGLPASGLTLTFGFGPGLFENEEGDRYGIAAQRPAGLERLPAFLGDDLDPQASHGDLCIQACADDPQVAVHAIRNLSRIAFGRARLRWSQLGFGKTSRTTTTQATPRNLFGFKDGTANILADDAAALRDHVWVSTQDEPAWLAGGSYLVARKIAMLIETWDRVRLSEQDAIIGRDKGEGAPLSGGDEFTAPDFQGTAIDENSHMSLAHPEHNDGIRILRRGYNYVDGNNDLGRLDAGLFFLSYQRDPAQFVSLQRRLSTDRMNEYIRHVGSGIWAVPAGVKPGSYIGADLFA; via the coding sequence GTGAACGAACCTGAAGAGGGCGCCGCGCCCGACGAGGCGGCGACGCGCGATGCATCCGCCCCCGGTGGATTGAGCCGACGAGGGCTCCTCGGTCTGGCGATCGGCGGAAGTGTGGCGGGGCTCGCCGTCGGAGCGGGCGCCGGGCTCGCCGGAGGTGTGGCGCTGGGTCGCGCGCGAGCGGCGGAGGACGCGCACTCGGCGTACGGCTTCTTCGGCGAGCACCAGGCCGGCATCACCACCCCGGTGCAGGATCACCTCCACTTCGCGAGCTTCGACATGATGCCGCGCACGGACCGGGAGGACCTGATCTCGCTGCTGCAGGATTGGTCGTATGCGGCCTCGCGGATGGCGCAGGGCCTCGAGGTCAGCGCGACGGGTGCCGTCGGAGGGTCGGCCGAAGCGCCTCCGGACGACACGGGTGAGGCCCTGGGCCTTCCTGCCTCGGGACTCACCCTCACCTTCGGTTTCGGTCCGGGACTGTTCGAGAACGAGGAAGGCGACCGCTACGGGATCGCTGCGCAGCGGCCGGCGGGGCTGGAGCGCTTGCCGGCGTTCCTCGGGGACGACCTCGACCCGCAGGCATCCCACGGAGACCTGTGCATCCAGGCGTGTGCGGATGATCCGCAGGTGGCCGTGCACGCGATCCGCAACCTCAGCCGCATCGCGTTCGGACGCGCGCGCTTGCGCTGGTCGCAGCTGGGGTTCGGCAAGACGTCGCGCACCACGACGACGCAGGCGACGCCGCGCAACCTGTTCGGTTTCAAAGACGGTACGGCGAACATCCTCGCCGATGACGCCGCCGCGCTCAGGGATCATGTCTGGGTCTCGACCCAGGATGAGCCCGCGTGGCTCGCCGGCGGTTCGTACCTCGTCGCCCGCAAGATCGCGATGCTGATCGAGACCTGGGACCGGGTGCGCCTGTCCGAGCAGGATGCGATCATCGGGCGGGACAAGGGGGAGGGGGCGCCTCTCTCCGGGGGCGACGAGTTCACCGCGCCCGACTTCCAGGGCACCGCGATCGACGAGAACAGTCATATGAGCCTCGCGCATCCCGAGCACAACGACGGCATCCGGATCCTTCGTCGTGGATACAACTACGTCGACGGCAACAACGATCTCGGACGACTCGACGCCGGGCTGTTCTTCCTCTCCTACCAGCGCGATCCGGCGCAGTTCGTCTCCCTGCAGCGGCGACTCTCGACCGATCGGATGAACGAGTACATCCGGCACGTCGGTTCAGGGATCTGGGCGGTTCCCGCCGGGGTGAAGCCGGGGTCGTACATCGGAGCCGATCTCTTCGCCTGA
- the efeO gene encoding iron uptake system protein EfeO, with protein sequence MTTSHRVLGTLAAAGAAVLVLSGCVAKSDVAADAAFAVSSTATDCAVSAATAKSGTLTFDVKNDTDQVSEFYLLAEDGLRIVGEVENIAPAASRTLTVVAQPGEYFTLCKPGMIGDGVGKAAFTVTGDRVAVEGPDAEQKQQAVDLYAAFVKDQVGQLVPAVEDFVTAYESGDDAAARELFPQTRAFYERIEPVAEALGDLDPRIDYREVDAVAEGLDWTGFHRIEKDLWVPAQDALNADGETSAWQDWAPSTPQERADYGDLLLADVQELYEYVHSDDFTTALDDQGIGGISNGAIALLDEVATGKISGEEDWWSGTDLYDFAANVEGSKMAFSLVKDFAVAQGEDGKALVGEIEAGYASLDDSLAAHGSLTDGFVGYSELTEADKREFTDLINALAEPLSQLTSTVLD encoded by the coding sequence ATGACCACCTCTCACCGTGTCCTGGGGACCCTGGCGGCCGCGGGAGCCGCAGTGCTCGTCCTGAGCGGGTGCGTCGCGAAGAGCGACGTCGCCGCGGATGCCGCGTTCGCCGTGTCCTCGACCGCTACCGACTGCGCCGTGTCGGCGGCCACGGCCAAGAGCGGGACGCTCACCTTCGACGTCAAGAACGACACCGATCAGGTCTCCGAGTTCTACCTCCTGGCCGAAGACGGTCTCCGCATCGTCGGCGAGGTCGAGAACATCGCCCCCGCGGCATCCCGCACCCTCACGGTCGTGGCGCAGCCGGGAGAGTACTTCACGCTCTGCAAGCCGGGCATGATCGGTGACGGAGTAGGCAAGGCCGCCTTCACCGTCACGGGCGATCGGGTGGCTGTCGAAGGACCCGACGCCGAGCAGAAGCAGCAGGCGGTCGACCTCTACGCCGCGTTCGTGAAGGACCAGGTCGGCCAGCTCGTCCCGGCCGTCGAGGACTTCGTCACCGCGTACGAATCCGGCGATGACGCCGCTGCACGGGAGCTCTTCCCGCAGACCCGCGCGTTCTACGAGCGCATCGAACCGGTCGCCGAGGCGCTGGGCGACCTCGACCCGCGCATCGATTACCGTGAGGTCGACGCCGTCGCCGAGGGGCTGGACTGGACAGGCTTCCACCGCATCGAGAAGGACTTGTGGGTGCCGGCGCAGGATGCGCTGAACGCCGATGGCGAGACGTCGGCCTGGCAGGACTGGGCGCCGTCGACGCCCCAGGAGCGCGCCGACTACGGTGACCTGCTTCTCGCCGACGTCCAGGAGCTGTACGAGTACGTGCACTCGGACGACTTCACGACGGCTCTCGACGACCAGGGCATCGGCGGGATCTCCAACGGCGCCATCGCGTTGCTCGACGAGGTCGCGACGGGAAAGATCTCCGGCGAGGAGGACTGGTGGTCCGGGACCGACCTCTACGACTTCGCGGCGAACGTCGAGGGGTCCAAGATGGCTTTCTCTCTCGTGAAGGACTTCGCCGTCGCGCAGGGCGAAGACGGGAAGGCGCTCGTCGGCGAGATCGAAGCGGGTTACGCGTCCCTCGATGATTCGCTCGCCGCACACGGTTCGCTGACGGACGGGTTCGTCGGATACTCCGAGCTGACGGAAGCCGACAAGCGGGAGTTCACCGATCTGATCAACGCCCTCGCCGAGCCGCTCTCGCAGCTCACCAGCACGGTTCTCGACTGA